From the genome of Flavobacterium luteolum, one region includes:
- a CDS encoding DoxX family protein yields MKRYQDYAILLLRIAMAIGFLSAVSSRLGLLGKQSSGWENFLAYAEQVNSFLPQSFIPSIAIASSFLETLFAVLLLIGYQTRKTAIGVSILTFLFALAMTYSFGIKDPLDYSVFVFSMGAFLLATADKYRWSLDEYLLKN; encoded by the coding sequence ATGAAAAGATATCAGGATTATGCCATTTTGCTTTTACGAATCGCAATGGCAATCGGATTTTTATCTGCCGTATCAAGTCGGTTGGGTTTGCTTGGGAAACAATCTTCAGGATGGGAAAATTTTCTGGCTTACGCCGAACAAGTAAATTCTTTTTTACCTCAAAGTTTTATTCCGTCAATTGCAATTGCAAGCTCTTTTCTAGAGACTTTATTTGCTGTTTTATTGCTGATTGGATATCAAACCAGAAAAACTGCCATTGGCGTTTCTATCTTAACTTTTCTATTTGCGCTGGCAATGACTTATTCGTTCGGAATAAAAGACCCTCTTGATTATTCTGTATTTGTCTTTTCTATGGGCGCTTTTCTCTTAGCAACCGCCGACAAATACCGATGGAGTTTGGATGAATATCTTTTGAAAAATTAA
- a CDS encoding efflux RND transporter permease subunit, translated as MFKIFIQRPVLATVISILLVILGVLGLTKLPLQQFPDIAPPSVLVTAVYPGANAETVLRSVAPSIEESINGVENMTYMSSTASNDGTLAITVFFKLGTDADQAAVNVQNRVAQATSQLPAEVVQQGIVTAKQQNSFIMAIGMYTEDESKYDQTFVANYAQINIIPELKRIPGVGSASIFGGVKDYSMRVWLNPTQMSTYKVTPSEVMGAIQDKSLEAAPGKFGERSKEVFEYVIKYKGKLTKPEDYENIAIRSNADGSVLRLKDVARVELGAYSYNSLTRLNGKKGIVIGVIQLAGSNSNDIQIAINKMMEKASKDFPKGIKHNIFYSTKVSLDQSIEQVEHTLLEAFILVFIVVFIFLQDFRSTLIPAIAVPVAILGTFFFMQLFGFSINLLTLFALILAIGIVVDDAIVVVEAVHAKMEHKRLSPKIATHEAMHEITGAIISITLVMAAVFLPVGFMEGSTGVFYRQFAFTMAIAIVISAVNALTLSPALAALFLKDNHGAHDHNESYVKKGFKEKFFTAFNSSFESLTNRYVGGLKFLIRRKWLSMGGLALIVVATIVMVKTTPAGFIPTEDQGFIAIAVNTPSGTSLDGTQKVMTEAENTLKALDASRFVTAISGFNLLTNSTSPSSAVIFVLLKPNEERGGIKNIDEIMNQVRGKLGGISGGSFFVFSFPTVPGFSNVEALDLVLQDKTGGKLDKFSGISQNFIGELMKRPEIAVAFTSFKADYPQLQLEVNDEKANQLGVNVKDILQTMQAYFGSAQASDFNRFGKYYRVVVQADIEDRADPTAIDRVFVKNKTGEMVPINTLVKLTRIYGSETASRYNLFNSISINAIPKPGFSSGDAIKAIEEVAAQQLPAGYGFEFSGQTREEISSGGQSATIFLLCLIFVYFLLAAQYESYILPLAVILSIPAGIFGVFVAIGLTGIENNIYVQVALVMLIGLLAKNAILIVEFAVQKRKSGQALVRASIDAAKLRLRPIIMTSLAFIVGLVPMMSATGPSAQGNHSISIGAAGGMISGVILGLFIIPVLFIIFQHLQEKVSGKPVAVIHNEEK; from the coding sequence ATGTTCAAAATATTTATACAAAGACCTGTACTGGCAACCGTAATTTCCATTTTATTGGTGATTCTGGGGGTATTGGGTTTAACTAAACTGCCTTTACAACAGTTTCCTGATATTGCGCCTCCATCGGTTTTGGTAACGGCGGTATATCCGGGAGCCAACGCAGAAACGGTTTTACGTTCTGTGGCACCTTCTATCGAAGAATCTATAAATGGTGTAGAAAACATGACGTACATGAGTTCTACAGCCAGTAACGACGGTACTTTGGCTATTACAGTTTTCTTTAAACTAGGAACTGATGCCGATCAGGCTGCGGTAAACGTACAAAACAGAGTTGCTCAGGCAACCAGCCAGCTTCCTGCCGAGGTTGTACAGCAAGGTATTGTTACGGCGAAACAACAAAACAGTTTCATCATGGCAATTGGTATGTACACCGAAGATGAATCAAAATACGATCAGACTTTTGTTGCCAATTATGCACAAATTAATATTATTCCGGAACTAAAACGTATTCCGGGTGTGGGTTCTGCCAGTATTTTTGGTGGTGTAAAAGATTACTCAATGCGTGTTTGGTTGAATCCAACGCAAATGTCGACTTACAAAGTAACTCCAAGCGAAGTTATGGGCGCGATTCAAGACAAAAGTTTGGAAGCGGCTCCAGGTAAATTTGGAGAGCGAAGCAAAGAAGTTTTTGAATACGTTATTAAATACAAAGGGAAATTAACCAAACCAGAAGATTATGAAAATATTGCTATACGTTCTAATGCAGATGGCTCAGTACTTCGCTTAAAAGATGTAGCGAGAGTCGAACTTGGTGCTTATTCTTATAACAGTTTAACTCGTTTAAATGGTAAAAAAGGAATTGTAATTGGGGTTATTCAGTTAGCTGGATCGAACTCAAATGATATTCAGATTGCCATTAACAAAATGATGGAAAAGGCTTCTAAAGATTTTCCAAAAGGTATCAAACACAATATTTTCTATAGTACAAAAGTTTCTCTTGACCAATCTATTGAGCAAGTTGAGCATACATTACTAGAAGCTTTTATACTGGTATTTATTGTGGTATTTATCTTCTTGCAAGATTTTAGATCGACACTAATCCCGGCTATTGCTGTACCTGTAGCAATTTTAGGAACGTTCTTCTTCATGCAGTTATTCGGATTTTCGATCAACCTTTTAACGCTTTTCGCATTAATTCTGGCGATTGGTATTGTGGTCGATGATGCCATTGTGGTAGTCGAAGCGGTGCATGCGAAAATGGAGCACAAACGCTTGTCTCCAAAAATCGCAACCCATGAAGCAATGCACGAAATAACGGGTGCTATTATCTCGATTACGCTGGTAATGGCTGCTGTATTCCTGCCGGTTGGTTTTATGGAAGGTTCAACAGGAGTTTTCTATCGTCAGTTTGCCTTTACGATGGCAATTGCAATTGTAATTTCGGCAGTAAATGCCTTAACATTGAGTCCGGCGCTTGCGGCATTATTCTTAAAAGATAATCACGGAGCACACGATCACAATGAGTCTTATGTGAAAAAAGGATTTAAAGAGAAATTCTTTACCGCGTTTAACAGCAGTTTTGAATCGCTAACAAATCGTTATGTGGGCGGACTTAAATTCTTAATCAGAAGAAAATGGTTGAGTATGGGCGGATTAGCTTTAATTGTTGTTGCAACAATTGTAATGGTTAAAACAACTCCTGCAGGATTTATCCCGACAGAAGATCAAGGATTTATTGCAATCGCAGTAAATACGCCATCTGGAACATCATTGGACGGAACTCAAAAAGTAATGACCGAAGCTGAGAATACTTTAAAAGCATTAGACGCTTCACGATTTGTAACGGCGATTTCAGGTTTCAACTTATTGACGAATTCTACAAGCCCATCTTCAGCCGTAATTTTCGTATTGCTTAAACCAAACGAAGAACGTGGAGGAATAAAAAACATTGACGAAATCATGAATCAGGTTCGCGGTAAATTGGGCGGAATTTCTGGAGGAAGTTTCTTCGTGTTCAGTTTCCCAACTGTCCCTGGATTTAGTAACGTTGAGGCTTTAGATTTAGTGCTGCAAGATAAAACAGGAGGAAAACTGGATAAATTCAGTGGAATTTCTCAAAACTTTATCGGCGAATTAATGAAACGTCCTGAGATTGCAGTTGCTTTTACTTCTTTTAAAGCAGATTATCCGCAATTGCAATTGGAAGTTAACGACGAAAAAGCAAATCAATTGGGTGTTAATGTAAAAGACATTTTACAAACGATGCAAGCTTACTTTGGTAGTGCACAGGCATCTGACTTTAATCGATTTGGTAAATATTACCGTGTGGTTGTTCAGGCCGATATCGAAGACAGAGCAGATCCAACAGCAATTGACAGAGTTTTTGTAAAAAACAAAACAGGCGAAATGGTACCAATAAATACATTAGTGAAACTGACTCGTATTTATGGTTCTGAAACCGCTTCAAGATATAATTTGTTTAACTCAATTTCTATTAATGCCATTCCGAAACCAGGATTTAGTTCTGGAGATGCCATTAAAGCAATTGAAGAAGTAGCAGCACAACAATTACCTGCAGGTTACGGGTTTGAATTCTCGGGCCAAACGCGTGAGGAGATTTCGTCAGGAGGACAATCTGCAACTATATTTTTACTGTGTTTGATATTCGTTTATTTCCTACTTGCTGCACAGTACGAAAGTTACATTTTGCCTTTGGCAGTAATCTTGTCAATCCCTGCAGGTATTTTTGGAGTATTCGTTGCTATTGGTTTAACTGGAATTGAAAACAATATTTATGTACAAGTTGCTCTTGTCATGCTTATTGGACTTCTGGCCAAAAATGCCATTCTGATCGTCGAATTTGCCGTCCAGAAAAGAAAATCGGGACAAGCGTTAGTTAGAGCTTCAATTGATGCTGCCAAATTACGTTTACGACCAATTATCATGACGTCTCTTGCTTTTATTGTTGGTTTAGTGCCAATGATGAGTGCCACAGGACCGTCAGCTCAAGGTAACCACTCTATTAGTATTGGTGCCGCCGGAGGTATGATTTCAGGGGTAATTCTAGGTTTGTTTATCATTCCGGTATTATTCATCATCTTCCAACATTTACAAGAAAAGGTTTCTGGAAAACCAGTTGCCGTAATTCATAACGAAGAAAAATAA
- a CDS encoding helix-turn-helix domain-containing protein, giving the protein MIDIKTFEQAEDLKHPRRVLKYVLLFCTSGEITLSVDENEYLITKNSVLTITSGQIHFIKNSKNAVGFVLEFTYDFFCKNDNDIELIFHNSLFCHFAMNEVIQVDDDKLVMDALELIQQEIAQKPYQYLISIHSRIQLILIEINRSKIKLGEEIYKPDALFLHFLEAIRGNFDKNLSVNEIANLIGTTEAKLNELSKLHCNKTAQNIIFGLIISEAKRLFTYEKLSVKQAAYALGFNDPFYFSNFFKKHTNISPKSYKEKVVQL; this is encoded by the coding sequence ATGATTGATATAAAGACGTTTGAACAAGCCGAAGATTTAAAGCATCCTAGGCGTGTATTAAAATATGTGCTTCTATTTTGCACATCTGGCGAGATAACTCTTTCGGTAGATGAAAACGAATATCTAATCACAAAAAATTCGGTCTTAACGATAACGTCTGGTCAAATTCATTTTATAAAAAACAGCAAAAATGCAGTCGGATTTGTTCTCGAATTTACTTATGATTTTTTCTGTAAAAATGATAATGACATTGAGCTGATTTTTCACAACAGTTTGTTCTGTCATTTTGCAATGAATGAAGTGATACAAGTAGATGACGACAAATTGGTTATGGATGCTTTAGAGCTTATTCAGCAGGAAATTGCCCAAAAACCGTATCAATACCTCATTTCTATTCATTCTAGAATTCAATTGATTTTAATAGAAATCAATCGTTCTAAAATAAAACTAGGAGAAGAAATCTACAAACCAGACGCTTTGTTTCTTCATTTTCTGGAAGCCATTCGAGGGAATTTTGATAAAAATCTTTCGGTAAATGAAATTGCCAATTTAATCGGCACAACCGAAGCCAAATTAAACGAACTATCTAAACTGCATTGCAATAAAACAGCACAAAATATCATTTTCGGATTAATCATTTCTGAAGCAAAACGTTTGTTTACCTACGAGAAATTATCGGTAAAACAAGCGGCTTATGCTTTAGGTTTTAATGATCCTTTTTATTTTTCGAACTTCTTTAAAAAACACACTAATATTTCTCCGAAATCTTATAAGGAGAAAGTTGTTCAATTGTAG
- a CDS encoding SMP-30/gluconolactonase/LRE family protein, translated as MNQLQPKIKSSFLFLITLTFTNFIYAQTSKEKSYSIIAKGAVLTKLSDQFSFTEGPASDKKGNIYFTDQPNNKIMKWSVNGKLSVFMENAGRANGMYFDHAGNLLACADEKNELWKIDKNKNYTVILNNFEGKRLNGPNDLWVDPKGGIYFTDPFYQRDYWTHPSKEIEKECVYYLSPDKSKIINVANDLVKPNGIIGTSDGKTLYVADIAGNKTYSYTIESNGSLSKKTLFTESGSDGMTIDESGNIYLCGKGVTIFNPQGEKITHIDVPEPWTANVCFGGKKFKTLFITAGKSVYTIEMNVRGMK; from the coding sequence ATGAACCAACTCCAACCAAAAATAAAATCATCCTTTTTATTTCTTATTACTTTAACTTTTACAAATTTTATATACGCTCAGACATCAAAAGAAAAAAGTTATTCCATAATAGCAAAAGGTGCAGTTCTCACAAAACTATCAGATCAATTCAGTTTTACAGAAGGACCTGCTTCAGATAAAAAAGGAAATATTTATTTTACGGATCAGCCTAATAATAAAATCATGAAATGGTCGGTTAATGGTAAACTTTCTGTTTTTATGGAAAATGCAGGAAGAGCCAACGGTATGTATTTTGATCACGCAGGCAATCTTTTGGCTTGCGCCGATGAAAAAAATGAACTTTGGAAAATAGACAAAAACAAAAATTATACTGTAATACTAAACAACTTCGAAGGAAAAAGGCTAAATGGTCCTAATGATCTTTGGGTTGATCCAAAAGGCGGTATCTATTTTACAGATCCTTTTTACCAAAGGGATTACTGGACACATCCCTCCAAAGAAATAGAGAAAGAATGCGTTTACTATTTATCTCCGGATAAATCCAAAATTATAAACGTTGCGAATGATCTTGTAAAACCAAATGGCATTATTGGAACTTCGGATGGGAAAACCCTATACGTAGCGGATATAGCAGGAAATAAAACATACTCTTATACGATCGAAAGTAATGGTTCTTTAAGTAAAAAGACGCTGTTTACCGAATCAGGTTCAGATGGAATGACAATAGATGAGTCGGGAAATATTTACTTATGCGGAAAAGGAGTTACCATATTCAATCCACAAGGAGAAAAAATAACTCATATTGATGTTCCTGAACCTTGGACAGCTAATGTTTGTTTTGGAGGGAAAAAATTTAAAACATTATTTATTACTGCTGGTAAAAGTGTTTATACGATAGAAATGAATGTTCGCGGAATGAAGTAA
- a CDS encoding type II toxin-antitoxin system RelE/ParE family toxin, with protein sequence MNYKIIVSPIALTNIEEALEYYILKVSKKVALDFLNDYKKVYKALQINPFYQFHDINYRYLPFKKFPYVAFFIVDELSKTVFLNAIFHTSQNPQKYPVK encoded by the coding sequence ATGAATTATAAGATTATAGTTTCTCCAATTGCATTAACAAATATTGAAGAAGCCTTAGAATATTATATTTTAAAAGTCAGCAAAAAAGTTGCCCTTGATTTTCTTAATGATTATAAAAAGGTTTATAAAGCCTTACAGATAAATCCTTTTTATCAATTTCACGATATTAATTATCGTTATCTTCCATTTAAAAAATTTCCATATGTGGCATTTTTTATTGTTGATGAATTATCAAAGACAGTATTTTTAAATGCTATTTTTCATACTTCACAAAATCCACAAAAATACCCCGTAAAATAA
- a CDS encoding TolC family protein, producing MKNHITKIVTFAILITTLISCKVSKDIETPKDAFPENFRNASVSSDTTSIADVEWKNFFTEKDIIKLIDSAVARNNDLQIAEKNIEIAQYRFTQSKWGNIPQVNLFVNASTSNPSDNSFTGLNLNQAIGAKHIDDYSAGASLSWEADIWGKIRNQKKGAYAGYLQSEEVKKALQTNIVANVSRGYYNLLMLDAQLDIARQNLRLNDSTTNIIKLKYDAGQVTTLAIQQSEAQKLNSAQLIPLLEQNIAIQENALSVLTGSFPDSKERTIRLSAIEVKNNNAIGIPSSLVSRRPDVKSAELALKVANANVGITKADLYPALRITAQGGVNSFETSNWFNIPASLFGTVAGGLTQPLLNNKRLKTQYNIAVAEREKAVLSFRQQVLVAVSEVSDALVKVEKLQQQETFLKEKVKTLQQAIKNANLLFKNGLAEYLEVLTAQANLLQSELELADIKRQQLTANTDLYRALGGGWK from the coding sequence ATGAAAAATCATATAACCAAAATCGTGACCTTCGCCATTCTGATCACGACTTTAATATCCTGTAAAGTCTCAAAGGATATTGAAACTCCAAAAGATGCATTTCCTGAGAATTTCAGGAATGCATCGGTTTCGAGTGATACAACTAGTATTGCCGATGTGGAGTGGAAAAATTTCTTTACAGAAAAAGATATTATAAAATTAATTGACAGTGCCGTTGCAAGAAACAACGACCTTCAGATTGCCGAAAAGAACATCGAAATTGCGCAATACCGTTTTACACAATCAAAATGGGGAAATATACCTCAGGTTAACTTGTTTGTAAACGCAAGTACAAGCAATCCGTCTGACAATAGTTTTACGGGATTAAACTTAAATCAGGCAATTGGAGCTAAACATATTGACGACTATTCTGCTGGAGCTTCTCTTTCTTGGGAAGCTGATATTTGGGGAAAGATCAGAAACCAAAAGAAAGGGGCTTATGCAGGATATCTTCAATCTGAAGAAGTAAAAAAAGCATTGCAGACTAATATTGTTGCTAATGTTTCTAGAGGATATTATAATCTTTTGATGTTGGATGCACAATTGGATATTGCCAGACAAAATCTTCGTTTAAATGATAGTACAACCAATATTATCAAATTAAAATACGATGCTGGTCAAGTAACCACTTTAGCAATTCAACAATCTGAAGCACAGAAATTAAACTCAGCGCAATTGATTCCGTTATTGGAACAAAACATTGCGATTCAGGAAAATGCTTTGAGTGTTCTAACAGGTTCATTTCCTGATTCAAAGGAAAGAACAATTCGCTTAAGCGCTATTGAAGTTAAAAACAATAACGCAATCGGAATTCCGTCTTCATTAGTAAGCAGAAGACCAGATGTAAAAAGTGCCGAATTGGCTCTTAAAGTCGCCAACGCAAATGTCGGTATCACAAAAGCCGATTTATATCCAGCTTTAAGAATCACGGCTCAAGGCGGTGTAAACTCTTTCGAAACCAGTAATTGGTTCAACATTCCGGCTTCATTGTTCGGAACTGTTGCAGGAGGTTTAACACAACCTCTTTTAAACAATAAAAGATTAAAAACGCAATATAATATCGCTGTTGCGGAAAGAGAAAAAGCGGTTTTAAGTTTTAGACAACAAGTTTTGGTTGCCGTAAGCGAAGTTTCAGATGCTTTGGTTAAAGTGGAGAAATTACAGCAGCAAGAAACCTTCTTAAAAGAAAAAGTAAAAACATTACAGCAAGCGATTAAAAATGCCAATCTTTTATTCAAAAATGGTTTAGCAGAATATCTTGAAGTTTTAACTGCACAAGCCAATTTATTGCAAAGCGAACTAGAACTTGCTGATATCAAAAGACAACAACTTACAGCCAATACAGATTTGTATCGCGCACTAGGCGGAGGCTGGAAATAA
- a CDS encoding efflux RND transporter periplasmic adaptor subunit — protein MNPENARMPKNFIRENVQPIKTTMKMKNVIITSFILALVLSSCADKNQAPTAPPPPVLPVLAITSANTTTDAEYPASIQGTVDVEIRPQVSGNLDRIYVDEGAYVSKGQTLFKINERPYREQLNNALASLHAAEAALINANLEVDKLTPLVQNKVVSDYQLKTAKASQKIAAANIEQAKAMVGSAKINLGYTNVTAPVSGYIGRLPKKQGSLVSATDVEALTTLSDVHEVFAYFSLGETDFINFKEQYKGSSLGDKIKKLPPVTLILADNNAYPQTGKIDMVDGQFDKTTGAITIRATFPNANGTLRSGNTGRIRLGLNHDDAILVPQAATVEMQDKVFVFTVGKDNKVTKMPITVVGKSGTNYLIKEGVKTGDQIVLSGIDKLQDGQAIQPEKSTKVAEVTNQK, from the coding sequence ATGAATCCCGAGAATGCCAGAATGCCAAAGAATTTTATCCGAGAAAATGTTCAACCAATTAAAACCACTATGAAAATGAAAAATGTAATTATAACCAGTTTTATTCTGGCCTTAGTATTAAGCAGCTGTGCCGACAAAAATCAGGCACCTACTGCTCCACCACCACCGGTTTTACCAGTTTTAGCAATCACAAGTGCCAATACAACTACTGATGCTGAATATCCTGCTTCTATACAAGGAACTGTTGATGTTGAAATTCGTCCACAAGTAAGCGGAAACCTAGACAGAATTTATGTTGACGAAGGTGCTTATGTAAGTAAAGGACAAACTTTATTCAAAATCAATGAGCGTCCGTACCGTGAGCAGTTAAACAATGCATTAGCAAGTCTTCACGCTGCAGAAGCGGCTTTGATCAATGCTAATCTAGAAGTTGATAAATTGACTCCACTAGTACAAAACAAAGTAGTTTCTGATTATCAGTTAAAAACAGCTAAAGCTTCTCAGAAAATTGCTGCTGCTAATATCGAACAGGCTAAAGCAATGGTAGGTTCTGCTAAAATTAATTTAGGCTATACAAACGTAACTGCTCCAGTGAGCGGATACATTGGAAGATTGCCAAAAAAACAAGGAAGTTTAGTTTCTGCTACTGATGTTGAAGCTTTAACAACTTTATCTGACGTTCACGAAGTTTTTGCTTATTTCTCTTTGGGTGAAACTGATTTCATCAACTTTAAAGAGCAATATAAAGGAAGTTCTCTTGGTGATAAAATCAAAAAACTGCCACCTGTTACTTTGATTTTGGCTGATAACAATGCGTATCCTCAAACAGGAAAAATCGATATGGTTGACGGTCAATTTGATAAAACTACAGGTGCCATCACGATTAGAGCGACTTTCCCAAATGCAAACGGAACATTACGTTCTGGAAACACAGGAAGAATCCGTTTAGGATTAAATCACGATGATGCGATTTTAGTTCCACAGGCCGCTACAGTAGAAATGCAGGACAAAGTATTTGTTTTCACTGTAGGCAAAGACAACAAAGTAACTAAAATGCCTATTACAGTTGTAGGTAAAAGCGGTACCAACTATTTAATTAAAGAAGGTGTAAAAACAGGCGACCAAATCGTGTTAAGCGGTATTGACAAACTTCAGGACGGGCAAGCGATTCAGCCTGAAAAATCAACTAAAGTTGCCGAAGTAACTAATCAAAAATAA
- a CDS encoding DUF2683 family protein produces the protein MQAINITAYTEDASQIEAVKAFMKALKIKFEIANVKPYELSEEQQNILNDQVISDKNLYTDAESVYIDLKKKYEL, from the coding sequence ATGCAAGCAATTAACATCACAGCATATACAGAAGATGCTTCTCAAATTGAAGCTGTAAAAGCTTTTATGAAAGCGCTAAAGATCAAATTTGAGATAGCAAATGTAAAACCATATGAGTTATCTGAAGAACAACAAAATATCTTAAATGATCAAGTTATTTCAGATAAAAACCTTTATACTGATGCTGAATCTGTTTATATCGATTTAAAAAAGAAATATGAATTATAA
- a CDS encoding Crp/Fnr family transcriptional regulator gives MTFNKETYLNNLKLYFESYAPISEKSWNLIESLTHFQTIKKGEILLENGEVCKNLYFIAKGILRTFITDEQGNFYNKNLFLENKLACSKVSSILQTPSNFTIEALEDCILINLDYKKYTQLISENDDLKTFYIAYLEKNWIIEKEQREVALVMQNATERYLNLLETHPTIADRVPLLHIASHLGITPTQLSRIRKSLEKEL, from the coding sequence ATGACTTTCAACAAAGAAACATACCTCAACAATCTAAAATTATATTTCGAAAGTTACGCTCCTATCTCTGAAAAGTCTTGGAATTTGATTGAGAGCCTGACACATTTCCAGACGATCAAAAAAGGAGAAATACTACTAGAAAATGGAGAAGTCTGCAAAAATCTTTATTTTATTGCCAAAGGAATTTTACGAACTTTTATTACAGACGAACAAGGAAATTTCTATAACAAAAACCTTTTCCTCGAAAACAAACTTGCATGCTCTAAAGTTTCATCAATATTGCAAACTCCTTCTAACTTTACCATCGAAGCTTTAGAAGATTGCATTTTAATCAATCTTGATTACAAAAAATATACCCAATTGATTAGCGAAAATGATGATCTCAAAACGTTTTATATCGCATACTTAGAAAAAAATTGGATTATTGAAAAAGAACAAAGAGAAGTCGCTTTAGTCATGCAGAATGCAACAGAAAGATATCTTAATCTTCTGGAGACGCATCCTACAATCGCTGACCGCGTTCCATTATTGCATATCGCTTCGCATTTGGGCATTACACCAACACAGCTAAGCAGAATCAGAAAAAGTCTCGAAAAAGAATTGTAA
- a CDS encoding dimethylsulfonioproprionate lyase family protein, with amino-acid sequence METKITKSNELEWKPLHEEGVKTDGIYAKVLRFDAATNRPPTFLLKFEPGASYPNHVHPAGEEIYVLEGEVRSGKDELKAGDYLYMPPGSTHSVFSRTGCTLLFMIPEEVVILK; translated from the coding sequence ATGGAAACTAAAATCACAAAAAGCAATGAATTAGAGTGGAAACCTCTTCATGAAGAAGGTGTAAAAACAGACGGAATTTATGCTAAAGTATTACGCTTTGATGCCGCCACTAACCGTCCTCCTACTTTTCTTTTAAAATTTGAACCTGGCGCGTCGTACCCAAATCATGTACATCCAGCGGGTGAAGAAATTTATGTTCTAGAAGGTGAAGTGCGCTCTGGAAAAGACGAATTAAAAGCTGGCGATTATTTGTATATGCCTCCAGGAAGCACACATTCTGTATTTTCTAGAACTGGCTGTACACTTTTGTTTATGATTCCTGAAGAAGTTGTTATATTGAAGTAA
- a CDS encoding TetR/AcrR family transcriptional regulator yields the protein MASKDRILRQKEETRNNILGAAYDIVKDEGWNGLSMRKIADRIEYTAPIIYEYFSNKEAILEELTGKGFLKLAKELQTAKDKFEKPEDQLEAMWMTYWNFAFTNTEMYQLMFGVQMTCCAQRCSAQEAPYKLFTGVIAEIMKDSNPSEDIIKQKYFTFFSVIHGLIAINIINKSDILETINAQILKDAITGIIKSIQ from the coding sequence ATGGCTAGCAAAGATCGAATTTTAAGACAAAAAGAAGAGACAAGGAACAATATCCTTGGCGCTGCTTATGATATCGTAAAAGATGAAGGCTGGAATGGTTTGAGTATGCGTAAAATTGCCGACAGAATCGAATATACTGCTCCTATTATTTATGAATATTTCTCGAATAAAGAAGCAATACTAGAAGAATTGACAGGCAAAGGTTTTTTAAAACTGGCTAAAGAGTTGCAAACTGCAAAAGACAAGTTTGAGAAACCCGAAGATCAGTTAGAAGCCATGTGGATGACTTATTGGAATTTCGCTTTTACTAATACTGAAATGTATCAACTTATGTTTGGTGTTCAAATGACTTGCTGTGCACAGCGATGTTCGGCTCAGGAAGCACCTTACAAATTGTTTACTGGTGTTATTGCTGAAATTATGAAAGACAGCAATCCTAGTGAAGATATCATTAAACAAAAATATTTTACTTTCTTTTCTGTTATTCATGGTTTAATCGCCATCAACATCATTAACAAAAGTGATATTTTAGAAACAATAAATGCTCAGATTTTGAAGGATGCTATTACTGGTATCATCAAATCTATACAATAA
- a CDS encoding cupin domain-containing protein yields MKTLTILKTTIAVLFFQQIFSQETKKETASPQYTIENCVNHFDINKATKTKVGYQYWFANKDFTQENTLKMSIVEPGKSTHAPHHHPEEEFFYILEGTAEFFLDGKTITAGPNTSFYCPPNAEHGISNAGKTDLKYLVIKKDLR; encoded by the coding sequence ATGAAAACGCTAACTATCCTAAAAACCACAATCGCTGTTTTATTTTTCCAACAGATTTTCTCTCAGGAAACTAAAAAAGAAACTGCATCGCCACAATACACCATCGAAAACTGTGTCAATCATTTTGATATAAATAAAGCCACCAAAACCAAAGTGGGTTATCAATATTGGTTTGCTAATAAAGATTTCACTCAAGAAAACACTTTAAAAATGAGTATTGTCGAACCTGGAAAATCGACACATGCGCCACATCACCATCCTGAAGAAGAATTTTTTTATATCTTAGAAGGAACCGCCGAATTCTTCCTTGACGGAAAAACCATTACAGCTGGTCCAAATACCAGTTTCTATTGTCCACCAAATGCGGAACACGGAATTAGTAATGCAGGTAAAACAGATTTGAAATATTTGGTTATTAAAAAGGATTTGAGGTAA